From the Lathyrus oleraceus cultivar Zhongwan6 chromosome 4, CAAS_Psat_ZW6_1.0, whole genome shotgun sequence genome, one window contains:
- the LOC127076254 gene encoding uncharacterized protein LOC127076254 isoform X2 produces the protein MATATMATAAGAAALLYYTLNKKLQSHNTIDDDEDSGSDAPTDGRFRVTHRLIEAPATWLETISTLSETLRFTYSETLGKWPIGDLAFGISFLLKRQGNYLVDSVFGGTDSVQLKGPEIIAELKHLLNLLTLCWHFSKKSFPSFLEETGYTDENVLLREAKAGILKPAFTIIVDHKMRHLLLLIRGTHSIKDTLTAVTGTVVPFHHTVVHQGGVSDLVLGYAHCGMVAAARWIAKLATPCLLDALGQYPDYEVKIVGHSLGGGTAAILTYVLREQMELSVATCVTFAPAACMTWELAESGSSFITSIINGADLVPTFSAASVDDLRSEVTASAWINDLRNQIEQTRILSTVYRSASALGSRLPSIASARAKVAGAGAMLQPVSNGTQVVMKRAKSMAQAAWTRPNLNLTSWSCMGPRRRATAAHSNSKEEGSPTSSGSGSAECSDPLCSPKKGINAKSMNLPVSSSVEEWSTEIECVNESNADDEVDDDLHPNENMLNHHRYEDQMSEVELWQQLEHELYDRPEGEEAEGAKEIREEEEAAITEVVGQTHNSSAAEMKEIHRFFPPGKIMHIVTLHSDSTELESDGSPTSSTSSDDSQLIEAKIGIFLTSRSLYSKLRLSQTMISDHFMPIYRKQIEKLIKELEEESIEDHITQEVML, from the exons ATGGCAACTGCAACCATGGCTACTGCAGCAGGTGCAGCTGCTCTTTTGTACTATACATTGAATAAGAAATTGCAGTCTCACAATacaattgatgatgatgaagataGTGGTAGTGATGCGCCGACGGATGGGCGGTTCCGTGTTACTCATAGGTTAATTGAAGCCCCTGCTACATGGTTGGAAACAATTTCAACATTGTCTGAAACTCTCAGGTTTACGTATTCGGAGACACTTGGAAAATGGCCCATTGGGGATTTAGCATTTGGTATCAGCTTTCTTCTCAAGAGACAG GGGAACTATCTTGTTGACAGTGTATTTGGTGGTACGGACAGTGTACAGCTGAAAGGACCTGAGATTATTGCTGAACTTAAGCATCTCTTAAACTTGCTGACTCTGTGTTGGCATTTTTCAAAGAAGTCCTTTCCCTCATTTCTAGAAGAAACTGGTTACACTGATGAGAATGTTCTTCTTCGGGAGGCAAAAGCCGGA ATTTTGAAACCAGCTTTTACAATCATAGTTGATCACAAGATGAGGCATCTTTTATTGTTGATTCGTGGCACACATAGTATCAAGGATACTCTAACAGCTGTTACAGGAACCGTGGTACCATTTCATCACACTGTAGTTCATCAGGGGGGAGTTAGTGATTTGGTTTTAGGATATGCACATTGTGGAATGGTTGCTGCTGCACGTTGGATTGCAAAGCTTGCAACTCCTTGTCTCCTTGATGCACTTGGCCAATACCCAGACTATGAAGTTAAG ATTGTAGGACACTCTTTAGGTGGAGGCACAGCAGCAATTCTTACATATGTATTAAGAGAGCAAATGGAACTGTCTGTGGCTACATGTGTTACATTTGCTCCAG CTGCTTGTATGACATGGGAATTGGCAGAGTCAGGCAGTAGTTTTATTACTTCTATTATCAATGGTGCTGATTTGGTACCTACATTCTCAGCTGCATCTGTAGACGACTTGCGTTCTGAG GTGACAGCATCAGCATGGATAAATGACTTGAGGAATCAAATTGAGCAAACAAGAATACTCAGTACTGTATATCGTTCTGCCTCAGCGCTGGGTTCTCGCCTTCCATCTATTGCCAGTGCAAGAGCAAAAGTTGCTGGTGCTGGGGCTATGTTGCAGCCAGTTTCCAATGGTACCCAG GTTGTGATGAAAAGGGCCAAGAGTATGGCTCAGGCAGCATGGACACGTCCAAACCTTAACCTGACCTCTTGGTCATGCATGGGACCCCGTCGCAGAGCCACAGCTGCTCATTCAAACTCCAAAGAAGAAGGTTCCCCTACATCTTCAGGCTCTGGCAGTGCAGAATGTTCTGATCCACTTTGTTCGCCCAAGAAGGGGATAAATGCCAAGAGCATGAACCTTCCTGTATCTTCATCTGTAGAAGAGTGGTCAACTGAAATTGAATGTGTAAATGAAAGTAATGCAGATGACGAGGTGGATGACGATCTCCATCCCAATGAGAACATGCTCAACCATCACAGATATGAGGATCAGATGAGTGAAGTGGAGTTGTGGCAACAACTAGAGCACGAGCTATATGACAGACCTGAAGGCGAGGAGGCTGAAGGGGCTAAGGAGATAAGGGAAGAAGAGGAAGCTGCCATAACCGAGGTAGTAGGGCAAACGCATAACAGCTCTGCAGCAGAAATGAAAGAAATTCACAGATTTTTCCCTCCAGGAAAGATAATGCATATTGTTACGCTCCACTCTGATTCTACCGAGCTTGAAAGTGATGGCAGCCCAACCTCTTCTACAAGTTCGGATGACAGCCAGCTAATTGAGGCGAAGATTGGAATTTTCCTAACATCAAGGTCTCTATATAGTAAACTTAGACTTTCACAGACCATGATCAGTGATCACTTCATGCCAATATACAGAAAGCAGATTGAAAAGCTAATTAAAGAACTTGAGGAAGAATCTATTGAGGATCATATAACACAAGAAGTAATGTTATAG
- the LOC127076254 gene encoding uncharacterized protein LOC127076254 isoform X1: protein MERVFMATATMATAAGAAALLYYTLNKKLQSHNTIDDDEDSGSDAPTDGRFRVTHRLIEAPATWLETISTLSETLRFTYSETLGKWPIGDLAFGISFLLKRQGNYLVDSVFGGTDSVQLKGPEIIAELKHLLNLLTLCWHFSKKSFPSFLEETGYTDENVLLREAKAGILKPAFTIIVDHKMRHLLLLIRGTHSIKDTLTAVTGTVVPFHHTVVHQGGVSDLVLGYAHCGMVAAARWIAKLATPCLLDALGQYPDYEVKIVGHSLGGGTAAILTYVLREQMELSVATCVTFAPAACMTWELAESGSSFITSIINGADLVPTFSAASVDDLRSEVTASAWINDLRNQIEQTRILSTVYRSASALGSRLPSIASARAKVAGAGAMLQPVSNGTQVVMKRAKSMAQAAWTRPNLNLTSWSCMGPRRRATAAHSNSKEEGSPTSSGSGSAECSDPLCSPKKGINAKSMNLPVSSSVEEWSTEIECVNESNADDEVDDDLHPNENMLNHHRYEDQMSEVELWQQLEHELYDRPEGEEAEGAKEIREEEEAAITEVVGQTHNSSAAEMKEIHRFFPPGKIMHIVTLHSDSTELESDGSPTSSTSSDDSQLIEAKIGIFLTSRSLYSKLRLSQTMISDHFMPIYRKQIEKLIKELEEESIEDHITQEVML, encoded by the exons AT GGAGAGGGTATTCATGGCAACTGCAACCATGGCTACTGCAGCAGGTGCAGCTGCTCTTTTGTACTATACATTGAATAAGAAATTGCAGTCTCACAATacaattgatgatgatgaagataGTGGTAGTGATGCGCCGACGGATGGGCGGTTCCGTGTTACTCATAGGTTAATTGAAGCCCCTGCTACATGGTTGGAAACAATTTCAACATTGTCTGAAACTCTCAGGTTTACGTATTCGGAGACACTTGGAAAATGGCCCATTGGGGATTTAGCATTTGGTATCAGCTTTCTTCTCAAGAGACAG GGGAACTATCTTGTTGACAGTGTATTTGGTGGTACGGACAGTGTACAGCTGAAAGGACCTGAGATTATTGCTGAACTTAAGCATCTCTTAAACTTGCTGACTCTGTGTTGGCATTTTTCAAAGAAGTCCTTTCCCTCATTTCTAGAAGAAACTGGTTACACTGATGAGAATGTTCTTCTTCGGGAGGCAAAAGCCGGA ATTTTGAAACCAGCTTTTACAATCATAGTTGATCACAAGATGAGGCATCTTTTATTGTTGATTCGTGGCACACATAGTATCAAGGATACTCTAACAGCTGTTACAGGAACCGTGGTACCATTTCATCACACTGTAGTTCATCAGGGGGGAGTTAGTGATTTGGTTTTAGGATATGCACATTGTGGAATGGTTGCTGCTGCACGTTGGATTGCAAAGCTTGCAACTCCTTGTCTCCTTGATGCACTTGGCCAATACCCAGACTATGAAGTTAAG ATTGTAGGACACTCTTTAGGTGGAGGCACAGCAGCAATTCTTACATATGTATTAAGAGAGCAAATGGAACTGTCTGTGGCTACATGTGTTACATTTGCTCCAG CTGCTTGTATGACATGGGAATTGGCAGAGTCAGGCAGTAGTTTTATTACTTCTATTATCAATGGTGCTGATTTGGTACCTACATTCTCAGCTGCATCTGTAGACGACTTGCGTTCTGAG GTGACAGCATCAGCATGGATAAATGACTTGAGGAATCAAATTGAGCAAACAAGAATACTCAGTACTGTATATCGTTCTGCCTCAGCGCTGGGTTCTCGCCTTCCATCTATTGCCAGTGCAAGAGCAAAAGTTGCTGGTGCTGGGGCTATGTTGCAGCCAGTTTCCAATGGTACCCAG GTTGTGATGAAAAGGGCCAAGAGTATGGCTCAGGCAGCATGGACACGTCCAAACCTTAACCTGACCTCTTGGTCATGCATGGGACCCCGTCGCAGAGCCACAGCTGCTCATTCAAACTCCAAAGAAGAAGGTTCCCCTACATCTTCAGGCTCTGGCAGTGCAGAATGTTCTGATCCACTTTGTTCGCCCAAGAAGGGGATAAATGCCAAGAGCATGAACCTTCCTGTATCTTCATCTGTAGAAGAGTGGTCAACTGAAATTGAATGTGTAAATGAAAGTAATGCAGATGACGAGGTGGATGACGATCTCCATCCCAATGAGAACATGCTCAACCATCACAGATATGAGGATCAGATGAGTGAAGTGGAGTTGTGGCAACAACTAGAGCACGAGCTATATGACAGACCTGAAGGCGAGGAGGCTGAAGGGGCTAAGGAGATAAGGGAAGAAGAGGAAGCTGCCATAACCGAGGTAGTAGGGCAAACGCATAACAGCTCTGCAGCAGAAATGAAAGAAATTCACAGATTTTTCCCTCCAGGAAAGATAATGCATATTGTTACGCTCCACTCTGATTCTACCGAGCTTGAAAGTGATGGCAGCCCAACCTCTTCTACAAGTTCGGATGACAGCCAGCTAATTGAGGCGAAGATTGGAATTTTCCTAACATCAAGGTCTCTATATAGTAAACTTAGACTTTCACAGACCATGATCAGTGATCACTTCATGCCAATATACAGAAAGCAGATTGAAAAGCTAATTAAAGAACTTGAGGAAGAATCTATTGAGGATCATATAACACAAGAAGTAATGTTATAG